One Lepisosteus oculatus isolate fLepOcu1 chromosome 13, fLepOcu1.hap2, whole genome shotgun sequence genomic region harbors:
- the LOC138242188 gene encoding extracellular calcium-sensing receptor-like isoform X4, whose product MAYAYTEFLTISTIFIIQLHNMGTGGTVCNFKGEGATPSFFAEGDVVLGGLFPLHYIPSSYVPSFQKKPQATHYLYFSPRTLRWMQTMIFAVEEINKRQDLLPDIKLGYQIMDSCNDIQPSLRSSLVLVNGQPADAGNHSCAGVGRAVSPVIVGDAASGVSMAVLRTLGSFHIPLVSYFASCSCLSNKREFPAFMRTMPSDAYQIKAIAQLASYFNWTWVGVIGVETDYARFAIQLFLEESSRLGVCAAYSHFYPLVLGKKDVVEVTNVIKRSSAKVVLNFSGESELHLILRECRRQNVTDIQWIASEAWATGKSLWKEFQDLLSGTVGFGIRKAEIPGLGTFLKRLRQSDADESSFFAEFWEETFECKLNHSLNTHTHGDAFPRKPCTGRESLERVYSEYSDLSQLRVSYNVYKAVYLIAHALHTLSRCENGSGPFPNQRCVDVRQVLPWQLLHYMKQVRFSVLGEEVSFDENGDPVASYDLMNWQEGPDGSLELVKVGYYDASLGKGNDLVINESAIRWHRTQQVPRSVCSDSCSPGSRKATRRGQPVCCFDCVPCADGEISSQTDAAVRRDQTSGCSGLQR is encoded by the exons ATGGCATACGCCTATACAGAGTTTCTAACAATATCAACTATTTTCATTATACAACTTCACAACATGGGCACGGGTGGCACAGTCTGTAACTTTAAAGGCGAAGGAGCTACTCCAAGTTTCTTTGCGGAGGGGGATGTCGTTCTGGGTGGATTATTTCCTTTGCACTACATACCATCCTCTTATGTTCCTTCGTTTCAGAAGAAGCCCCAAGCAACACATTACCTGTA TTTCAGTCCTCGAACACTTCGATGGATGCAAACCATGATTTTCGCCGTTGAAGAAATTAACAAACGCCAAGACCTTCTGCCTGATATAAAGCTGGGGTATCAAATCATGGACAGCTGTAACGACATACAGCCTTCTTTGAGAAGTTCCCTAGTCCTTGTGAACGGCCAGCCGGCCGATGCGGGTAACCACAGCTGTGCCGGGGTCGGGAGAGCGGTCTCGCCAGTGATCGTTGGAGATGCGGCTTCTGGGGTGTCGATGGCTGTGTTGAGAACTCTGGGGTCCTTCCACATCCCACTG GTGAGCTACTTCGCGTCTTGCAGTTGTCTAAGTAACAAGCGCGAGTTTCCAGCTTTTATGAGAACCATGCCCAGCGACGCCTACCAGATAAAGGCGATAGCTCAGCTTGCCAGTTATTTCAACTGGACCTGGGTCGGAGTCATCGGAGTGGAGACCGACTACGCGCGTTTCGCAATCCAACTCTTCCTGGAAGAATCCAGCAGGCTAGGGGTATGTGCTGCATATAGCCACTTTTATCCCCTTGTCCTTGGTAAAAAAGATGTCGTCGAGGTAACGAATGTCATTAAAAGATCCTCCGCTAAAGTGGTCCTGAATTTTTCTGGTGAATCTGAGTTGCATTTGATATTACGTGAGTGCAGGCGTCAGAATGTCACCGATATACAGTGGATTGCAAGCGAAGCTTGGGCTACAGGAAAATCTCTGTGGAAAGAATTCCAAGACCTTTTATCTGGGACTGTCGGGTTTGGAATACGCAAGGCTGAGATCCCAGGTCTGGGAACATTTCTGAAAAGACTGCGCCAATCGGACGCTGACGAATCGTCATTCTTTGCTGAATTCTGGGAGGAAACGTTTGAATGTAAATTGAACCATTCCTTGAACACCCATACGCACGGCGATGCGTTTCCGAGGAAGCCCTGTACGGGGCGGGAGAGCCTGGAGAGGGTGTACTCTGAGTACTCAGATCTGTCTCAGCTCAGGGTTTCCTACAATGTGTACAAAGCTGTGTATCTGATAGCGCACGCCCTGCACACGCTGAGCAGGTGCGAGAATGGAAGCGGTCCTTTCCCAAATCAGAGATGTGTGGACGTGAGACAAGTACTTCCGTGGCAG CTCTTGCATTACATGAAGCAAGTGCGGTTCTCTGTCCTTGGAGAAGAGGTGAGCTTTGACGAGAACGGAGACCCGGTCGCATCCTATGACCTCATGAACTGGCAGGAGGGGCCCGACGGGTCGCTTGAGCTGGTGAAAGTTGGCTACTATGACGCTTCTCTGGGCAAAGGAAATGACTTAGTTATAAATGAATCGGCCATTCGTTGGCACAGAACCCAGCAG GTCCCTCGGTCTGTGTGCAGTGACAGTTGTTCTCCAGGTTCAAGAAAGGCCACTCGCAGGGGACAGCCTGTCTGCTGCTTCGACTGTGTCCCATGTGCTGATGGGGAGATCAGCAGTCAGACAG ATGCAGCAGTAAGGCGAGACCAGACTTCTGGGTGCTCAGGTCTGCAGCGTTAA
- the LOC138242188 gene encoding extracellular calcium-sensing receptor-like isoform X1: MAYAYTEFLTISTIFIIQLHNMGTGGTVCNFKGEGATPSFFAEGDVVLGGLFPLHYIPSSYVPSFQKKPQATHYLYFSPRTLRWMQTMIFAVEEINKRQDLLPDIKLGYQIMDSCNDIQPSLRSSLVLVNGQPADAGNHSCAGVGRAVSPVIVGDAASGVSMAVLRTLGSFHIPLVSYFASCSCLSNKREFPAFMRTMPSDAYQIKAIAQLASYFNWTWVGVIGVETDYARFAIQLFLEESSRLGVCAAYSHFYPLVLGKKDVVEVTNVIKRSSAKVVLNFSGESELHLILRECRRQNVTDIQWIASEAWATGKSLWKEFQDLLSGTVGFGIRKAEIPGLGTFLKRLRQSDADESSFFAEFWEETFECKLNHSLNTHTHGDAFPRKPCTGRESLERVYSEYSDLSQLRVSYNVYKAVYLIAHALHTLSRCENGSGPFPNQRCVDVRQVLPWQLLHYMKQVRFSVLGEEVSFDENGDPVASYDLMNWQEGPDGSLELVKVGYYDASLGKGNDLVINESAIRWHRTQQVPRSVCSDSCSPGSRKATRRGQPVCCFDCVPCADGEISSQTDSLDCMKCPLEMWSNKARDQCIPKEVEFLSYSESMGMVLTVVSTLGACVTAAVSGVFIFFRNTPIVRANNMELSFLLLLFLILCFLIALTFIGEPTDWSCMVRYTAFGIVFALCISCILAKTVVVLVAFRATLPGSNVMKWFGPTQQRASVFVCTSVQILICIIWLITSPPHAAHNTVYQSEKIILECAVGSALGFWGVLGYIGLLACLCFVIAFLARKLPDNFNEAKFITFSMLIFFAVWITFIPAYVSTPGKYTVAVQVFAILASTFGLLSCIFAPKCYIILLRPEKNSKKYLMDKGYRKHVVKTSSF, from the exons ATGGCATACGCCTATACAGAGTTTCTAACAATATCAACTATTTTCATTATACAACTTCACAACATGGGCACGGGTGGCACAGTCTGTAACTTTAAAGGCGAAGGAGCTACTCCAAGTTTCTTTGCGGAGGGGGATGTCGTTCTGGGTGGATTATTTCCTTTGCACTACATACCATCCTCTTATGTTCCTTCGTTTCAGAAGAAGCCCCAAGCAACACATTACCTGTA TTTCAGTCCTCGAACACTTCGATGGATGCAAACCATGATTTTCGCCGTTGAAGAAATTAACAAACGCCAAGACCTTCTGCCTGATATAAAGCTGGGGTATCAAATCATGGACAGCTGTAACGACATACAGCCTTCTTTGAGAAGTTCCCTAGTCCTTGTGAACGGCCAGCCGGCCGATGCGGGTAACCACAGCTGTGCCGGGGTCGGGAGAGCGGTCTCGCCAGTGATCGTTGGAGATGCGGCTTCTGGGGTGTCGATGGCTGTGTTGAGAACTCTGGGGTCCTTCCACATCCCACTG GTGAGCTACTTCGCGTCTTGCAGTTGTCTAAGTAACAAGCGCGAGTTTCCAGCTTTTATGAGAACCATGCCCAGCGACGCCTACCAGATAAAGGCGATAGCTCAGCTTGCCAGTTATTTCAACTGGACCTGGGTCGGAGTCATCGGAGTGGAGACCGACTACGCGCGTTTCGCAATCCAACTCTTCCTGGAAGAATCCAGCAGGCTAGGGGTATGTGCTGCATATAGCCACTTTTATCCCCTTGTCCTTGGTAAAAAAGATGTCGTCGAGGTAACGAATGTCATTAAAAGATCCTCCGCTAAAGTGGTCCTGAATTTTTCTGGTGAATCTGAGTTGCATTTGATATTACGTGAGTGCAGGCGTCAGAATGTCACCGATATACAGTGGATTGCAAGCGAAGCTTGGGCTACAGGAAAATCTCTGTGGAAAGAATTCCAAGACCTTTTATCTGGGACTGTCGGGTTTGGAATACGCAAGGCTGAGATCCCAGGTCTGGGAACATTTCTGAAAAGACTGCGCCAATCGGACGCTGACGAATCGTCATTCTTTGCTGAATTCTGGGAGGAAACGTTTGAATGTAAATTGAACCATTCCTTGAACACCCATACGCACGGCGATGCGTTTCCGAGGAAGCCCTGTACGGGGCGGGAGAGCCTGGAGAGGGTGTACTCTGAGTACTCAGATCTGTCTCAGCTCAGGGTTTCCTACAATGTGTACAAAGCTGTGTATCTGATAGCGCACGCCCTGCACACGCTGAGCAGGTGCGAGAATGGAAGCGGTCCTTTCCCAAATCAGAGATGTGTGGACGTGAGACAAGTACTTCCGTGGCAG CTCTTGCATTACATGAAGCAAGTGCGGTTCTCTGTCCTTGGAGAAGAGGTGAGCTTTGACGAGAACGGAGACCCGGTCGCATCCTATGACCTCATGAACTGGCAGGAGGGGCCCGACGGGTCGCTTGAGCTGGTGAAAGTTGGCTACTATGACGCTTCTCTGGGCAAAGGAAATGACTTAGTTATAAATGAATCGGCCATTCGTTGGCACAGAACCCAGCAG GTCCCTCGGTCTGTGTGCAGTGACAGTTGTTCTCCAGGTTCAAGAAAGGCCACTCGCAGGGGACAGCCTGTCTGCTGCTTCGACTGTGTCCCATGTGCTGATGGGGAGATCAGCAGTCAGACAG ACTCTCTCGATTGTATGAAATGCCCACTGGAGATGTGGTCAAACAAAGCAAGAGACCAGTGCATCCCAAAAGAGGTGGAGTTCTTGTCCTATTCTGAGTCAATGGGAATGGTACTGACAGTGGTGTCGACACTTGGAGCCTGTGTCACCGCAGCTGTTTCTGGGGTGTTCATCTTCTTTAGAAACACCCCCATCGTCCGCGCAAATAACATGGAGTTGAGCTTTTTGCTGCTGCTATTCCTCATTCTGTGTTTCCTTATTGCACTTACATTCATAGGAGAGCCAACAGACTGGTCTTGCATGGTCCGCTACACAGCGTTTGGCATAGTTTTTGCTCTGTGCATTTCCTGCATTCTTGCAAAGACCGTGGTTGTGCTTGTTGCTTTCAGAGCCACTCTCCCTGGCAGCAATGTCATGAAGTGGTTTGGTCCCACACAGCAAAGAGCCAGTGTGTTTGTCTGTACCTCAGTCCAAATTCTGATCTGTATAATATGGCTGATAACCAGCCCTCCACATGCTGCACATAACACTGTGTATCAAAGTGAAAAGATCATCTTGGAATGTGCTGTTGGGTCAGCGCTGGGATTCTGGGGTGTTCTGGGTTATATTGGACTGTTAGCTTGTCTGTGTTTTGTTATAGCCTTTTTAGCCAGGAAATTACCAGACAACTTTAATGAAGCAAAGTTTATAACTTTCAGCATGCTGATATTTTTTGCAGTGTGGATAACCTTCATCCCAGCCTATGTTAGCACTCCAGGaaagtatactgtagctgtgcagGTCTTTGCTATTCTGGCATCAACGTTCGGTCTCCTGTCCTGTATCTTTGCCCcaaaatgttacattattttattaagacctgagaaaaattcaaagaaatatttaatgGATAAAGGCTATAGGAAGCACGTTGTAAAAACCTCATCTTTTTGA
- the LOC138242188 gene encoding extracellular calcium-sensing receptor-like isoform X3 has translation MAYAYTEFLTISTIFIIQLHNMGTGGTVCNFKGEGATPSFFAEGDVVLGGLFPLHYIPSSYVPSFQKKPQATHYLYFSPRTLRWMQTMIFAVEEINKRQDLLPDIKLGYQIMDSCNDIQPSLRSSLVLVNGQPADAGNHSCAGVGRAVSPVIVGDAASGVSMAVLRTLGSFHIPLVSYFASCSCLSNKREFPAFMRTMPSDAYQIKAIAQLASYFNWTWVGVIGVETDYARFAIQLFLEESSRLGLLHYMKQVRFSVLGEEVSFDENGDPVASYDLMNWQEGPDGSLELVKVGYYDASLGKGNDLVINESAIRWHRTQQVPRSVCSDSCSPGSRKATRRGQPVCCFDCVPCADGEISSQTDSLDCMKCPLEMWSNKARDQCIPKEVEFLSYSESMGMVLTVVSTLGACVTAAVSGVFIFFRNTPIVRANNMELSFLLLLFLILCFLIALTFIGEPTDWSCMVRYTAFGIVFALCISCILAKTVVVLVAFRATLPGSNVMKWFGPTQQRASVFVCTSVQILICIIWLITSPPHAAHNTVYQSEKIILECAVGSALGFWGVLGYIGLLACLCFVIAFLARKLPDNFNEAKFITFSMLIFFAVWITFIPAYVSTPGKYTVAVQVFAILASTFGLLSCIFAPKCYIILLRPEKNSKKYLMDKGYRKHVVKTSSF, from the exons ATGGCATACGCCTATACAGAGTTTCTAACAATATCAACTATTTTCATTATACAACTTCACAACATGGGCACGGGTGGCACAGTCTGTAACTTTAAAGGCGAAGGAGCTACTCCAAGTTTCTTTGCGGAGGGGGATGTCGTTCTGGGTGGATTATTTCCTTTGCACTACATACCATCCTCTTATGTTCCTTCGTTTCAGAAGAAGCCCCAAGCAACACATTACCTGTA TTTCAGTCCTCGAACACTTCGATGGATGCAAACCATGATTTTCGCCGTTGAAGAAATTAACAAACGCCAAGACCTTCTGCCTGATATAAAGCTGGGGTATCAAATCATGGACAGCTGTAACGACATACAGCCTTCTTTGAGAAGTTCCCTAGTCCTTGTGAACGGCCAGCCGGCCGATGCGGGTAACCACAGCTGTGCCGGGGTCGGGAGAGCGGTCTCGCCAGTGATCGTTGGAGATGCGGCTTCTGGGGTGTCGATGGCTGTGTTGAGAACTCTGGGGTCCTTCCACATCCCACTG GTGAGCTACTTCGCGTCTTGCAGTTGTCTAAGTAACAAGCGCGAGTTTCCAGCTTTTATGAGAACCATGCCCAGCGACGCCTACCAGATAAAGGCGATAGCTCAGCTTGCCAGTTATTTCAACTGGACCTGGGTCGGAGTCATCGGAGTGGAGACCGACTACGCGCGTTTCGCAATCCAACTCTTCCTGGAAGAATCCAGCAGGCTAGGG CTCTTGCATTACATGAAGCAAGTGCGGTTCTCTGTCCTTGGAGAAGAGGTGAGCTTTGACGAGAACGGAGACCCGGTCGCATCCTATGACCTCATGAACTGGCAGGAGGGGCCCGACGGGTCGCTTGAGCTGGTGAAAGTTGGCTACTATGACGCTTCTCTGGGCAAAGGAAATGACTTAGTTATAAATGAATCGGCCATTCGTTGGCACAGAACCCAGCAG GTCCCTCGGTCTGTGTGCAGTGACAGTTGTTCTCCAGGTTCAAGAAAGGCCACTCGCAGGGGACAGCCTGTCTGCTGCTTCGACTGTGTCCCATGTGCTGATGGGGAGATCAGCAGTCAGACAG ACTCTCTCGATTGTATGAAATGCCCACTGGAGATGTGGTCAAACAAAGCAAGAGACCAGTGCATCCCAAAAGAGGTGGAGTTCTTGTCCTATTCTGAGTCAATGGGAATGGTACTGACAGTGGTGTCGACACTTGGAGCCTGTGTCACCGCAGCTGTTTCTGGGGTGTTCATCTTCTTTAGAAACACCCCCATCGTCCGCGCAAATAACATGGAGTTGAGCTTTTTGCTGCTGCTATTCCTCATTCTGTGTTTCCTTATTGCACTTACATTCATAGGAGAGCCAACAGACTGGTCTTGCATGGTCCGCTACACAGCGTTTGGCATAGTTTTTGCTCTGTGCATTTCCTGCATTCTTGCAAAGACCGTGGTTGTGCTTGTTGCTTTCAGAGCCACTCTCCCTGGCAGCAATGTCATGAAGTGGTTTGGTCCCACACAGCAAAGAGCCAGTGTGTTTGTCTGTACCTCAGTCCAAATTCTGATCTGTATAATATGGCTGATAACCAGCCCTCCACATGCTGCACATAACACTGTGTATCAAAGTGAAAAGATCATCTTGGAATGTGCTGTTGGGTCAGCGCTGGGATTCTGGGGTGTTCTGGGTTATATTGGACTGTTAGCTTGTCTGTGTTTTGTTATAGCCTTTTTAGCCAGGAAATTACCAGACAACTTTAATGAAGCAAAGTTTATAACTTTCAGCATGCTGATATTTTTTGCAGTGTGGATAACCTTCATCCCAGCCTATGTTAGCACTCCAGGaaagtatactgtagctgtgcagGTCTTTGCTATTCTGGCATCAACGTTCGGTCTCCTGTCCTGTATCTTTGCCCcaaaatgttacattattttattaagacctgagaaaaattcaaagaaatatttaatgGATAAAGGCTATAGGAAGCACGTTGTAAAAACCTCATCTTTTTGA
- the LOC138242188 gene encoding extracellular calcium-sensing receptor-like isoform X2: MQTMIFAVEEINKRQDLLPDIKLGYQIMDSCNDIQPSLRSSLVLVNGQPADAGNHSCAGVGRAVSPVIVGDAASGVSMAVLRTLGSFHIPLVSYFASCSCLSNKREFPAFMRTMPSDAYQIKAIAQLASYFNWTWVGVIGVETDYARFAIQLFLEESSRLGVCAAYSHFYPLVLGKKDVVEVTNVIKRSSAKVVLNFSGESELHLILRECRRQNVTDIQWIASEAWATGKSLWKEFQDLLSGTVGFGIRKAEIPGLGTFLKRLRQSDADESSFFAEFWEETFECKLNHSLNTHTHGDAFPRKPCTGRESLERVYSEYSDLSQLRVSYNVYKAVYLIAHALHTLSRCENGSGPFPNQRCVDVRQVLPWQLLHYMKQVRFSVLGEEVSFDENGDPVASYDLMNWQEGPDGSLELVKVGYYDASLGKGNDLVINESAIRWHRTQQVPRSVCSDSCSPGSRKATRRGQPVCCFDCVPCADGEISSQTDSLDCMKCPLEMWSNKARDQCIPKEVEFLSYSESMGMVLTVVSTLGACVTAAVSGVFIFFRNTPIVRANNMELSFLLLLFLILCFLIALTFIGEPTDWSCMVRYTAFGIVFALCISCILAKTVVVLVAFRATLPGSNVMKWFGPTQQRASVFVCTSVQILICIIWLITSPPHAAHNTVYQSEKIILECAVGSALGFWGVLGYIGLLACLCFVIAFLARKLPDNFNEAKFITFSMLIFFAVWITFIPAYVSTPGKYTVAVQVFAILASTFGLLSCIFAPKCYIILLRPEKNSKKYLMDKGYRKHVVKTSSF, translated from the exons ATGCAAACCATGATTTTCGCCGTTGAAGAAATTAACAAACGCCAAGACCTTCTGCCTGATATAAAGCTGGGGTATCAAATCATGGACAGCTGTAACGACATACAGCCTTCTTTGAGAAGTTCCCTAGTCCTTGTGAACGGCCAGCCGGCCGATGCGGGTAACCACAGCTGTGCCGGGGTCGGGAGAGCGGTCTCGCCAGTGATCGTTGGAGATGCGGCTTCTGGGGTGTCGATGGCTGTGTTGAGAACTCTGGGGTCCTTCCACATCCCACTG GTGAGCTACTTCGCGTCTTGCAGTTGTCTAAGTAACAAGCGCGAGTTTCCAGCTTTTATGAGAACCATGCCCAGCGACGCCTACCAGATAAAGGCGATAGCTCAGCTTGCCAGTTATTTCAACTGGACCTGGGTCGGAGTCATCGGAGTGGAGACCGACTACGCGCGTTTCGCAATCCAACTCTTCCTGGAAGAATCCAGCAGGCTAGGGGTATGTGCTGCATATAGCCACTTTTATCCCCTTGTCCTTGGTAAAAAAGATGTCGTCGAGGTAACGAATGTCATTAAAAGATCCTCCGCTAAAGTGGTCCTGAATTTTTCTGGTGAATCTGAGTTGCATTTGATATTACGTGAGTGCAGGCGTCAGAATGTCACCGATATACAGTGGATTGCAAGCGAAGCTTGGGCTACAGGAAAATCTCTGTGGAAAGAATTCCAAGACCTTTTATCTGGGACTGTCGGGTTTGGAATACGCAAGGCTGAGATCCCAGGTCTGGGAACATTTCTGAAAAGACTGCGCCAATCGGACGCTGACGAATCGTCATTCTTTGCTGAATTCTGGGAGGAAACGTTTGAATGTAAATTGAACCATTCCTTGAACACCCATACGCACGGCGATGCGTTTCCGAGGAAGCCCTGTACGGGGCGGGAGAGCCTGGAGAGGGTGTACTCTGAGTACTCAGATCTGTCTCAGCTCAGGGTTTCCTACAATGTGTACAAAGCTGTGTATCTGATAGCGCACGCCCTGCACACGCTGAGCAGGTGCGAGAATGGAAGCGGTCCTTTCCCAAATCAGAGATGTGTGGACGTGAGACAAGTACTTCCGTGGCAG CTCTTGCATTACATGAAGCAAGTGCGGTTCTCTGTCCTTGGAGAAGAGGTGAGCTTTGACGAGAACGGAGACCCGGTCGCATCCTATGACCTCATGAACTGGCAGGAGGGGCCCGACGGGTCGCTTGAGCTGGTGAAAGTTGGCTACTATGACGCTTCTCTGGGCAAAGGAAATGACTTAGTTATAAATGAATCGGCCATTCGTTGGCACAGAACCCAGCAG GTCCCTCGGTCTGTGTGCAGTGACAGTTGTTCTCCAGGTTCAAGAAAGGCCACTCGCAGGGGACAGCCTGTCTGCTGCTTCGACTGTGTCCCATGTGCTGATGGGGAGATCAGCAGTCAGACAG ACTCTCTCGATTGTATGAAATGCCCACTGGAGATGTGGTCAAACAAAGCAAGAGACCAGTGCATCCCAAAAGAGGTGGAGTTCTTGTCCTATTCTGAGTCAATGGGAATGGTACTGACAGTGGTGTCGACACTTGGAGCCTGTGTCACCGCAGCTGTTTCTGGGGTGTTCATCTTCTTTAGAAACACCCCCATCGTCCGCGCAAATAACATGGAGTTGAGCTTTTTGCTGCTGCTATTCCTCATTCTGTGTTTCCTTATTGCACTTACATTCATAGGAGAGCCAACAGACTGGTCTTGCATGGTCCGCTACACAGCGTTTGGCATAGTTTTTGCTCTGTGCATTTCCTGCATTCTTGCAAAGACCGTGGTTGTGCTTGTTGCTTTCAGAGCCACTCTCCCTGGCAGCAATGTCATGAAGTGGTTTGGTCCCACACAGCAAAGAGCCAGTGTGTTTGTCTGTACCTCAGTCCAAATTCTGATCTGTATAATATGGCTGATAACCAGCCCTCCACATGCTGCACATAACACTGTGTATCAAAGTGAAAAGATCATCTTGGAATGTGCTGTTGGGTCAGCGCTGGGATTCTGGGGTGTTCTGGGTTATATTGGACTGTTAGCTTGTCTGTGTTTTGTTATAGCCTTTTTAGCCAGGAAATTACCAGACAACTTTAATGAAGCAAAGTTTATAACTTTCAGCATGCTGATATTTTTTGCAGTGTGGATAACCTTCATCCCAGCCTATGTTAGCACTCCAGGaaagtatactgtagctgtgcagGTCTTTGCTATTCTGGCATCAACGTTCGGTCTCCTGTCCTGTATCTTTGCCCcaaaatgttacattattttattaagacctgagaaaaattcaaagaaatatttaatgGATAAAGGCTATAGGAAGCACGTTGTAAAAACCTCATCTTTTTGA